A stretch of DNA from Desulfurobacterium indicum:
CCCTTCTTCGTCTCCGAATACGTTTAGAAAATCCCTGCTCAAAAACTGTCTTCCCTTGTCTGCATGTATTATCTCAGGATACCCATACTTCCTCACGGTTTCCTCTGCTGCCTCTACATAGAACCTCCTGTCCAAGGTGTTTGAATGTTTCATTGAGAGTATCTTCTTTGAATGGGCATCCATTATCGTTACCGTGTAAGAGAATCCACCAGGAACTTTTACATAGGTGATGTCCGTGTACCATACCTGATTGGGACGTTCTATCTTCAGCCCTTCAACAAGGTTTTCTGTCAATGGTATCTCTTTTGGTGGTATTGAAGTCTTAGGCTCTTGATATATCGTTCTGATTCCCATCTTCCTCATTAGTCTCCTTACCCTCTTTCTATTCACTTTGTAGCCTTTCCTCCTCAAATATGCTGTCATTCTTCTGCTTCCATAAGTTGGATCTTTTAAGTACTGTTCATCTATCAGAGCCATGAGTTCTTTGTTGTATTCACTCTCTCCCTTCGGCTGGTAGTAATAGCTCCTTCTTGGAACTGAAAGAAGTTCACACTGCTTGCGTATGCTTAGTTGGCTGTTTCTTTCTATCATCCAGAGCCTCTCTTTCCTGCTTAGAGTAGTCCTAATTTTCTGGACAAAAAATCTTTCTCTACCTTTAGCTGTCCTATTTGCTTGTACAACTCATCTATGGTCTTCTGGAGTTCTTTTTCCTTGTTCCCCTCAGCTGAAAACACTTTGTGGGAGTTTTCAAGGAACTGTTTTTTCCACTTGGTTACTAGAACCGGATGAATGCCAAATTCTGATGCTATCTGGGAGATGATCTTTTCTCCCTTGATAGCTTCAATAGCTACCTTGGCTTTGAATTCTGGCGAGTAGTTTTTTCTCTTTCCCATTGGACTCCTCCTTGTCTGAAAATTTTAACTAAGGGTGTGG
This window harbors:
- a CDS encoding IS3 family transposase; the protein is MIERNSQLSIRKQCELLSVPRRSYYYQPKGESEYNKELMALIDEQYLKDPTYGSRRMTAYLRRKGYKVNRKRVRRLMRKMGIRTIYQEPKTSIPPKEIPLTENLVEGLKIERPNQVWYTDITYVKVPGGFSYTVTIMDAHSKKILSMKHSNTLDRRFYVEAAEETVRKYGYPEIIHADKGRQFLSRDFLNVFGDEEG
- a CDS encoding transposase, coding for MGKRKNYSPEFKAKVAIEAIKGEKIISQIASEFGIHPVLVTKWKKQFLENSHKVFSAEGNKEKELQKTIDELYKQIGQLKVEKDFLSRKLGLL